One genomic segment of Dysosmobacter sp. Marseille-Q4140 includes these proteins:
- the tnpB gene encoding IS66 family insertion sequence element accessory protein TnpB translates to MLSDFTGADRVYLAVGYTDLRKGIDGLASLVQRQFELDPFTNTLFLFCGRRRDRLKALYWEKDGFVLLYKRLEGGNFHWPRSGDEVRQLTWQQYRWLMEGLQIDQPKALKEVVGLSAV, encoded by the coding sequence ATGCTGAGTGACTTCACAGGCGCAGACCGGGTATACTTGGCGGTGGGGTACACAGATCTGCGGAAGGGGATAGACGGGCTTGCATCCCTGGTACAGCGGCAGTTTGAGCTGGATCCATTCACGAACACCCTGTTTTTGTTCTGCGGGCGGCGGAGAGACAGGCTGAAAGCACTTTACTGGGAAAAAGATGGATTTGTGCTGCTATATAAACGGCTGGAGGGCGGGAACTTCCATTGGCCGCGCAGCGGAGATGAGGTGCGGCAGCTGACCTGGCAGCAGTACCGGTGGTTGATGGAAGGGCTGCAGATAGACCAGCCAAAGGCGCTGAAAGAGGTGGTTGGCCTGAGTGCGGTTTAG
- a CDS encoding antirestriction protein ArdA, with amino-acid sequence MSLFLLQSGAFFDAYLDELDYLVKRLDSFTVGEFSQFQAMAEKLHLTSMKDLINLTFCCQQATVITGFTNLKEVGRDHYMNIHGGCASMEELEQLDGVETAVLLIEDNEGTITRYGVVYDNGMQLSQLYDGKHLPCYHYEADMTAVGISSRWEPENSRNVTWIYLPASKGQIERAMQRSGIADPKDMRLFMADSSFPEEVDVALDFRCDNIHELNELALVADKLSYDDRRKLGAAVSMAKPECASQIRRLAENLDLFEFAPGAHTPEEYGKYVIQRSGHFEYDPNLDEFYDYERYGLQHMDYQSGVFTDRGYIAYVGTVSLEELMADDPAESYQREQDFQMGGMT; translated from the coding sequence ATATCCCTTTTCCTTCTTCAATCCGGCGCTTTTTTTGACGCTTACCTTGATGAGTTGGACTATCTGGTCAAGCGGCTGGACAGCTTTACTGTGGGCGAGTTTTCGCAATTTCAGGCAATGGCTGAAAAACTGCATCTCACCAGCATGAAGGATCTCATCAACCTGACCTTCTGCTGCCAGCAGGCGACGGTGATCACGGGCTTCACAAATTTGAAAGAGGTTGGCCGTGATCACTACATGAACATCCATGGCGGGTGTGCCAGCATGGAAGAACTGGAACAGCTGGACGGAGTGGAAACCGCTGTCCTGTTGATTGAGGACAATGAGGGGACTATCACCCGCTACGGAGTGGTCTATGACAACGGCATGCAGCTTTCACAGCTCTATGATGGGAAGCACCTGCCCTGCTATCACTATGAGGCCGATATGACCGCTGTCGGGATATCCTCCCGGTGGGAGCCGGAGAACAGCAGGAATGTGACCTGGATCTATCTCCCTGCCTCAAAAGGACAAATTGAGCGCGCCATGCAGCGTTCCGGCATTGCTGACCCAAAGGATATGCGCCTTTTTATGGCAGACAGTTCATTCCCGGAGGAAGTGGATGTAGCACTGGACTTCCGGTGCGACAACATCCACGAACTCAATGAGCTGGCGCTGGTCGCAGATAAACTCTCGTATGACGACCGCAGAAAGCTGGGAGCAGCAGTAAGTATGGCTAAACCGGAATGCGCCAGCCAGATCCGCCGCTTGGCGGAAAACCTGGATCTGTTTGAATTCGCCCCCGGCGCCCACACCCCCGAGGAATATGGGAAATACGTGATTCAGAGATCCGGCCATTTTGAGTATGACCCCAATCTGGACGAGTTTTATGACTACGAGCGGTATGGCCTGCAGCACATGGACTATCAGTCGGGCGTGTTTACCGACCGCGGCTACATCGCCTATGTCGGTACAGTAAGTCTGGAGGAACTGATGGCAGACGACCCGGCAGAGTCCTATCAGCGGGAGCAGGACTTTCAGATGGGAGGGATGACATGA